In the genome of Mucisphaera calidilacus, one region contains:
- the rpsN gene encoding 30S ribosomal protein S14, with amino-acid sequence MASKSTVERNKQVAALVAKYAERRKQLKAEGDYASLQKLPRKSSATRHRNLCALTGRSRAVYRKFKISRIMLRELALQGKIPGMRKASW; translated from the coding sequence ATGGCGTCGAAATCGACGGTTGAACGGAACAAGCAGGTGGCGGCGTTGGTCGCCAAGTACGCGGAGCGGCGCAAGCAGCTCAAGGCGGAGGGCGACTACGCGTCGCTTCAGAAGCTGCCGCGTAAATCGAGTGCGACGCGTCACCGCAACCTGTGCGCCCTGACGGGCCGTAGCCGTGCGGTGTACCGCAAGTTCAAGATCTCCCGGATCATGCTCCGGGAGCTGGCGTTGCAGGGCAAGATCCCCGGGATGCGTAAGGCATCCTGGTAA
- the rplE gene encoding 50S ribosomal protein L5 codes for MKASAPEGLVPRLKAQYSDEIAAAVREKFGITNVMATPKLQKIVLNVGVGKQLEGTKVNPKAKEQVLKDLTVIAGQKPVMRKAKKSVSNFKLRAGYEVGAMVTMRGDRMWEFLDRLVTLAIPRIKDFRGLNPKSFDGRGNYSFGINEQGIFPEIDMANAQFTHGMHITLVFEQSDDAKSKFVMESLGWPFTKPAKQD; via the coding sequence ATGAAGGCGTCGGCCCCCGAGGGCCTGGTGCCTCGTCTCAAGGCTCAGTACAGCGACGAGATCGCGGCGGCGGTGCGTGAGAAGTTCGGCATCACGAACGTGATGGCGACGCCCAAGCTGCAGAAGATCGTCCTGAACGTGGGCGTGGGCAAGCAGCTCGAGGGCACGAAGGTGAACCCGAAGGCCAAGGAGCAGGTGCTCAAGGACCTGACGGTGATCGCGGGCCAGAAGCCGGTGATGCGTAAGGCGAAGAAGTCGGTCTCGAACTTCAAGCTGCGTGCCGGTTACGAGGTCGGCGCGATGGTGACGATGCGTGGCGACCGGATGTGGGAGTTCCTGGACCGCCTGGTGACGCTGGCGATCCCCCGGATCAAGGACTTCCGCGGGCTGAACCCCAAGAGCTTTGATGGCCGCGGGAACTACTCGTTCGGCATCAACGAGCAGGGCATTTTTCCCGAGATCGACATGGCGAACGCGCAGTTCACGCACGGCATGCACATCACGCTGGTGTTTGAGCAGAGCGATGACGCGAAGTCGAAGTTTGTGATGGAGTCGTTGGGCTGGCCGTTCACGAAGCCGGCGAAGCAGGACTAA
- the rplX gene encoding 50S ribosomal protein L24 — MARHIRSGDMVIVTAGNGSWIRNRDASGAVVSKQRDLRPKKVLQVFPESDQVLVEGVNVRKKHLKPTQANPRGGVISKEMPIHISNVSPVADGKPTRVRFESREDGSKIRVAARTGEQLGAELRKARK, encoded by the coding sequence ATGGCCAGGCACATTCGCTCAGGAGACATGGTGATCGTGACGGCGGGCAACGGATCGTGGATCCGCAACCGCGACGCGAGCGGAGCGGTCGTGAGCAAGCAGCGTGACCTGCGTCCGAAGAAGGTGTTGCAGGTGTTTCCCGAGAGCGACCAGGTTCTGGTCGAGGGCGTGAACGTCCGCAAGAAGCACCTGAAGCCGACGCAGGCGAACCCGCGTGGCGGGGTGATCAGCAAGGAGATGCCGATCCACATCTCGAACGTCTCGCCGGTTGCCGACGGCAAGCCGACGCGGGTGCGTTTCGAGTCGCGTGAGGACGGCAGCAAGATCCGGGTGGCGGCGCGGACGGGCGAGCAGCTGGGCGCGGAGCTTCGGAAGGCACGGAAATAA
- the rplN gene encoding 50S ribosomal protein L14, whose translation MIQAESRVDVADNSGAKIAYVIRVLGGSTARGRKTLKTASLGDKVVCSVKKSLPGSDMKDGTIVKGVVVRTKYPVRRPDGSYIRFDKNAIVLITDEGEPRGTRIFGAVARELREKNYMKIVSLASEVL comes from the coding sequence ATGATCCAGGCCGAATCCCGAGTCGATGTGGCCGACAACTCCGGCGCGAAGATCGCTTACGTGATCCGCGTGCTGGGCGGTTCGACGGCGCGTGGCCGCAAGACGCTGAAGACGGCGTCGCTGGGCGACAAGGTGGTCTGCTCGGTGAAGAAGAGCCTGCCGGGCAGCGACATGAAGGACGGGACGATCGTGAAGGGCGTCGTGGTCCGCACGAAGTACCCGGTGCGTCGTCCGGACGGCAGCTACATCCGTTTCGACAAGAACGCGATCGTGCTGATCACGGACGAGGGCGAGCCTCGCGGGACGCGTATTTTCGGCGCGGTGGCGCGTGAGCTGCGTGAGAAGAACTACATGAAGATCGTCTCGCTGGCCTCCGAGGTCTTGTGA
- the rpsQ gene encoding 30S ribosomal protein S17 — translation MNTTATTKRELTGTKVGVVTSDKRDKTRTVEVDYQFRHPKYGKYIARQLRYHIHDEQNSSKTGDRVEIAPCRPYSKTKSWRLLRVLQSAPDAE, via the coding sequence ATGAACACGACTGCAACGACCAAGCGTGAGCTGACCGGAACGAAGGTTGGCGTGGTGACGAGCGACAAGCGGGACAAGACCCGCACGGTCGAGGTGGATTATCAGTTCCGTCACCCGAAGTATGGCAAGTACATCGCCCGCCAGCTCCGTTACCACATTCATGACGAGCAGAACAGCTCGAAGACGGGTGATCGCGTGGAGATCGCCCCCTGCCGCCCGTACAGCAAGACCAAGAGCTGGCGTCTGCTGCGTGTGCTCCAGTCGGCGCCGGACGCAGAGTGA
- the rpmC gene encoding 50S ribosomal protein L29, whose amino-acid sequence MSMKASEIRELKDEEIVHEVRRLRRELYTLRSQAVTEKLENPRQFGVIRKDIARLLTEQTARRNQAKTAGAAE is encoded by the coding sequence ATGAGCATGAAAGCCAGCGAGATCCGCGAGCTGAAAGACGAAGAGATTGTGCACGAGGTTCGTCGCCTGCGTCGTGAGCTGTACACGCTCCGCAGCCAGGCGGTGACCGAGAAGCTTGAGAACCCCCGGCAGTTCGGTGTGATCCGCAAGGACATCGCCCGTCTGCTGACCGAACAGACTGCCCGCCGCAACCAGGCCAAGACGGCCGGCGCTGCTGAATAA
- the rplP gene encoding 50S ribosomal protein L16: protein MPLMPKRVKFRKQQRGKLRGVASRGNHVSFGDFGLQVTEGGWLTARQIEAGRIAARQYVSREGKLFVRVFPDKPISKKPLETRMGKGKAEPEYWAACVKPGTILYELSGVPKDLARSAFTRVAHKMPFRCRFVERRPAV, encoded by the coding sequence ATGCCTTTGATGCCCAAACGCGTGAAATTCCGCAAGCAGCAGCGTGGCAAGCTGCGAGGCGTTGCCAGCCGCGGCAACCATGTGTCGTTTGGTGACTTCGGTCTCCAGGTGACGGAGGGTGGCTGGCTGACGGCGCGCCAGATCGAGGCGGGTCGTATCGCGGCTCGTCAGTACGTGAGCCGTGAGGGCAAGCTGTTCGTCCGGGTGTTCCCGGACAAGCCGATCAGCAAGAAGCCTCTGGAAACACGTATGGGCAAGGGCAAGGCGGAGCCGGAGTACTGGGCGGCGTGCGTGAAGCCCGGGACGATCCTGTACGAGCTGAGTGGTGTTCCCAAGGACCTGGCACGTTCGGCGTTCACGCGTGTGGCGCACAAGATGCCGTTCCGTTGCCGTTTTGTGGAGCGCCGCCCGGCGGTCTGA
- the rpsC gene encoding 30S ribosomal protein S3, whose protein sequence is MGQKVHPFGFRVGITEPHRSRWYAPKALYGELLVEDEKIRKFCDKALNQTPPFAAVSDIHIERTREELKIIVRTARPGLVIGPKGAEIERLTNELQALTGRNVSINCIEVNNPDKNAQLVAMSIAEQLAKRAGFRRVMKMKAEAAMGAGAKGVKIRLAGRLGGHEMSRAEEIRLGAIPLSTLQSHIDYGFCESKTTYGILGVKVWIYNGQYSEVSEDQVESKAAGARPRARGRH, encoded by the coding sequence ATGGGACAGAAGGTTCATCCATTCGGGTTTCGCGTCGGGATCACCGAGCCGCACCGCAGCCGCTGGTACGCCCCCAAGGCGTTGTACGGCGAGTTGCTGGTCGAGGACGAGAAGATCCGCAAGTTCTGCGACAAGGCGCTGAACCAGACCCCGCCCTTTGCTGCGGTGAGTGATATTCACATCGAGCGTACGCGTGAGGAGCTCAAGATCATCGTGCGGACGGCTCGTCCGGGTCTGGTGATCGGCCCGAAGGGTGCGGAGATCGAGCGGCTGACCAATGAGCTGCAGGCGTTGACGGGTCGTAACGTCTCGATCAACTGCATCGAGGTGAACAACCCGGACAAGAACGCGCAGCTGGTGGCAATGAGCATCGCGGAGCAGCTGGCCAAGCGTGCCGGTTTCCGTCGTGTGATGAAGATGAAGGCCGAGGCGGCGATGGGCGCCGGTGCCAAGGGTGTGAAGATTCGTCTGGCGGGCCGCCTGGGCGGTCACGAGATGAGTCGTGCCGAGGAGATTCGTCTGGGTGCGATCCCCCTGTCGACGCTGCAGTCGCACATTGATTACGGGTTCTGCGAGAGCAAAACGACGTACGGCATCCTCGGCGTGAAGGTGTGGATTTACAACGGACAGTACAGCGAGGTGTCCGAGGACCAGGTCGAGTCGAAGGCGGCGGGTGCACGCCCGCGAGCCCGTGGCCGTCACTGA
- the rplV gene encoding 50S ribosomal protein L22: protein MPYTNIHRGARISPKKAKLVTDLIRGRHVDEALTILSMSTKRGAVMVKNALNAAIANADKAEADVRRLMVKVAKVDGGPTIKRFQPKDRGRAHPIMKRTSHITVTVDESSEA from the coding sequence ATGCCATATACGAACATCCATCGCGGCGCCCGGATCAGCCCGAAGAAGGCGAAGCTGGTGACGGACCTGATCCGTGGCCGGCACGTGGACGAGGCGTTGACGATCCTGTCGATGTCGACCAAGCGTGGGGCGGTGATGGTGAAGAACGCGTTGAACGCGGCGATCGCGAACGCGGACAAGGCGGAGGCGGACGTCCGTCGCCTGATGGTGAAGGTGGCGAAGGTCGACGGCGGCCCGACGATCAAGCGTTTCCAGCCGAAGGACCGTGGCCGGGCGCACCCGATCATGAAGCGTACGAGCCACATCACGGTGACTGTTGACGAGAGCAGCGAGGCCTAA
- the rpsS gene encoding 30S ribosomal protein S19, producing the protein MPRSLKKGPHVDFKLYRKVEQQNQQGRNEPIKTWARACTIVPEFVGHTFMVHNGKVFNAVFVTEDMVGHKLGEFSLTRTFKTHTMGTKAQRAAGRV; encoded by the coding sequence ATGCCACGTTCGCTGAAAAAAGGCCCGCACGTTGACTTCAAGCTCTACCGCAAGGTTGAGCAGCAGAACCAGCAGGGCAGGAACGAGCCCATCAAGACGTGGGCTCGTGCGTGCACGATTGTGCCTGAGTTCGTTGGTCACACCTTCATGGTGCACAACGGCAAGGTGTTTAACGCGGTGTTTGTGACCGAGGACATGGTGGGTCACAAGCTCGGAGAGTTCAGCCTGACGCGTACGTTCAAGACGCACACGATGGGCACGAAGGCCCAGCGTGCTGCGGGCCGCGTCTGA
- the rplB gene encoding 50S ribosomal protein L2 — protein sequence MAIRIYKRTTAGRRNASVNLYSEVTKKSPEKSLLVAKPKKGGRNHHGKITTQCRGGGAKKRYRKIDFRRRDKDGIEATVIGIEYDPNRSSNIALLEYADGEKRYILAPIGLKDGDRLVASEEGAEPKVGNSMPISKIPTGLLIHSVELVRGKGAQICRSAGSYARLSNREGRWATLVLPSGEIRQVPVEARATIGQVGNTDHNRVVLGKAGRARHLGKRPKTRGVARNHHDHPMGGGDGKSKGNRPPASKTGVLAKGGRTRKHGKNSNKRILRRRVSKRYGQLKLK from the coding sequence ATGGCCATTCGTATTTACAAGCGAACGACAGCCGGCCGGCGTAATGCTTCGGTGAACCTCTACTCCGAGGTGACGAAGAAGTCGCCGGAGAAGAGCCTGCTGGTAGCGAAGCCCAAGAAGGGCGGTCGCAATCATCACGGCAAGATCACGACGCAGTGTCGTGGCGGGGGCGCGAAGAAGCGTTACCGCAAGATCGACTTCCGTCGCCGTGACAAGGACGGCATCGAGGCGACGGTGATCGGGATCGAGTACGACCCGAACCGCTCGTCGAACATCGCGCTACTGGAGTACGCGGACGGCGAGAAGCGTTACATCCTGGCCCCGATCGGGTTGAAGGATGGCGACAGGCTGGTCGCGTCGGAAGAGGGCGCGGAGCCGAAGGTCGGGAACAGCATGCCGATCAGCAAGATCCCGACGGGTCTGCTGATCCACAGCGTCGAGCTGGTTCGGGGCAAGGGTGCCCAGATCTGCCGTTCGGCGGGCTCGTACGCACGGCTCTCGAACCGCGAGGGTCGGTGGGCGACGCTGGTTCTTCCCTCGGGCGAGATCCGTCAGGTTCCGGTCGAGGCCCGGGCGACGATCGGGCAGGTGGGCAACACCGATCACAACCGTGTGGTGCTGGGCAAGGCCGGCCGGGCACGTCATCTGGGCAAGCGTCCCAAGACGCGTGGTGTGGCCCGCAACCACCATGACCACCCGATGGGCGGCGGTGACGGCAAGTCGAAGGGCAACCGTCCTCCGGCGTCGAAGACGGGCGTTCTGGCCAAGGGTGGCCGGACGCGTAAGCACGGCAAGAACTCGAACAAGCGGATCCTGCGTCGTCGCGTGTCGAAGCGTTACGGCCAGTTGAAGCTCAAGTGA
- the rplW gene encoding 50S ribosomal protein L23, producing the protein MRDAIHIVKRPIVTEKANWESSERNRYSFEVAREARKPEIKAAIEELYDVKVVRVATQLRKGEVRRTRYGYAKRPDWKRATVQLEEGQRIELF; encoded by the coding sequence ATGCGTGATGCGATTCACATCGTGAAGCGGCCGATCGTGACGGAGAAGGCGAACTGGGAGAGCAGTGAGCGTAATCGTTACAGCTTCGAGGTGGCGCGTGAGGCGCGTAAGCCCGAGATCAAGGCGGCGATCGAGGAGCTGTATGACGTGAAGGTTGTCCGGGTTGCGACGCAGCTCCGCAAGGGCGAGGTCCGCCGGACGCGTTACGGGTATGCCAAGCGTCCGGACTGGAAGCGTGCGACGGTGCAGCTTGAAGAAGGGCAGCGTATCGAGTTGTTCTGA
- the rplD gene encoding 50S ribosomal protein L4 produces the protein MIELPVHSQTGESLGTLEVDEALLGGEVRPVLLKQAYVRTHANKRLGTSKTKTRSEVEGSTRKMYKQKGTGNARRGSIRANILRGGGHAKAKQPRSWRQDMPVKMRRLANRNAILAKAVDGEIRLVDKIDFEKPSTKAFAGMLKSLAIDNSCLVAVGTTQGPAARSARNLDRVSLTHVDRLNVFDLLTHRYLVVEKAAFEGYLERVKAQVAGQKSEGTTDA, from the coding sequence ATGATCGAACTTCCAGTTCATTCCCAGACCGGCGAGTCGCTCGGCACCCTAGAGGTCGACGAGGCTCTTCTCGGTGGTGAGGTCCGGCCGGTGCTGCTCAAGCAGGCCTACGTTCGGACGCATGCGAACAAGCGTCTGGGGACGTCGAAGACCAAGACCCGAAGCGAGGTCGAGGGCTCGACCCGCAAGATGTACAAGCAGAAGGGTACGGGCAACGCACGGCGTGGCTCGATCCGTGCGAACATCCTGCGTGGTGGTGGCCACGCGAAGGCGAAGCAGCCCCGGAGCTGGCGTCAGGACATGCCGGTGAAGATGCGTCGTCTGGCGAACCGCAACGCGATCCTGGCGAAGGCCGTGGATGGCGAGATCCGGCTGGTGGACAAGATTGATTTTGAGAAGCCGAGCACCAAGGCGTTCGCCGGGATGCTCAAGTCGCTGGCGATCGACAACTCCTGCCTGGTGGCGGTCGGGACGACGCAGGGTCCTGCGGCTCGTTCGGCCCGGAACCTTGATCGGGTGAGCCTGACGCACGTCGATCGTCTGAATGTTTTTGATCTGCTGACCCACCGCTACCTGGTTGTCGAGAAGGCTGCTTTCGAGGGTTACCTCGAGCGTGTCAAGGCACAGGTTGCGGGCCAGAAGTCGGAGGGTACGACCGATGCGTGA
- the rplC gene encoding 50S ribosomal protein L3 — protein sequence MPTAILGKKIGMTRYYDGDGNNVPVTVIEAGPCFVSQIKTEDTDGYHAVQIAYEDIRPSRSTLPEIGHDAKAGVSPKRFRREVRSEEAVADLELGQSITVEAFESVKFVDVTGTSKGKGTAGVMKRHNFRGQEASHGVERKHRSPGSVGGRSSNLGTGKPKKGIRMAGRMGNERVTVRSLPVVGIDKERNLLLVKGPIPGPKSGLVMVREAKRLFKRKARQLEA from the coding sequence ATGCCTACCGCGATCCTTGGCAAAAAGATTGGGATGACCCGCTACTACGATGGCGATGGGAACAACGTTCCCGTGACCGTCATAGAGGCCGGGCCGTGCTTTGTCAGTCAGATCAAGACTGAGGACACGGACGGTTACCACGCGGTTCAGATCGCTTACGAGGACATCCGTCCGAGCCGTTCGACGCTGCCCGAGATCGGGCACGACGCGAAAGCGGGCGTGAGTCCGAAGCGTTTTCGGCGTGAGGTTCGCTCTGAGGAGGCTGTGGCCGACCTCGAGCTGGGCCAGTCGATTACGGTTGAGGCGTTCGAGTCGGTCAAGTTTGTGGACGTGACCGGCACGAGCAAGGGCAAGGGCACCGCGGGTGTGATGAAGCGTCACAACTTCCGCGGTCAGGAGGCCAGCCACGGCGTCGAGCGTAAGCACCGCTCGCCGGGTTCGGTGGGTGGCCGGTCGAGCAACCTGGGTACCGGTAAGCCCAAGAAGGGCATCCGGATGGCCGGGCGAATGGGTAACGAACGGGTGACGGTGCGTAGCCTACCCGTGGTTGGAATTGACAAGGAGCGCAATCTGCTGCTCGTCAAGGGGCCGATCCCCGGGCCGAAGTCGGGTCTGGTGATGGTTCGCGAGGCGAAGCGGCTGTTCAAGCGTAAGGCCAGACAGCTCGAGGCGTAA
- the rpsJ gene encoding 30S ribosomal protein S10: protein MTAGKIRIRMEAYDHQALDASAREIVDHAKRTNAKVAGPVPLPTRIERYTVLRGPHIDKKSREQFEIRTHKRIIDIREPNGRTVEALNRLVVPAGVFVKIKA from the coding sequence ATGACCGCTGGCAAGATCCGAATTCGCATGGAAGCCTATGACCACCAGGCGCTTGACGCGTCGGCGCGAGAGATCGTCGATCACGCCAAGCGTACGAACGCGAAGGTTGCGGGCCCTGTGCCTCTGCCGACGCGGATCGAGCGTTACACGGTTCTGCGTGGTCCGCACATTGACAAGAAGAGCCGCGAGCAGTTCGAGATTCGGACGCACAAGCGGATCATTGATATTCGTGAGCCGAACGGCCGTACGGTCGAGGCTCTGAACCGGCTGGTGGTCCCGGCCGGTGTGTTCGTCAAGATCAAGGCCTAG